One window of Triticum dicoccoides isolate Atlit2015 ecotype Zavitan chromosome 5A, WEW_v2.0, whole genome shotgun sequence genomic DNA carries:
- the LOC119304246 gene encoding uncharacterized protein LOC119304246 — protein MGKTSHRRASQIQENNVGCTWGLIRMFYSRRDPKLILDRKQGSRRHSFSGFAGRGHLRKKSRDFEETDEDRDNTEECSTTKPTVKRLMEGEVGKPKHSKKIPNDEVQRILADLGHDVCLDKRTTPNSKPKGVTDPSADIGIASSSGSLDPSGSKCMEQAEEDGLELALSDFLGQVYKYHDEGPHDDCRNKSELYPELESIIHTKLNEYNNPPRDLDYQKTPVSEEKQLVDNKYICNRHVGARLEPKKMLEKTNIAEDTKASNQRELAIKTKNKESRNIFFWKKDKSSRTHAPEGRSSQPVNKIVILKPNPRRGFDPTEATASTSFHRQTGGIQAPEYSAAECSTFSVKEVRRRFRIVTGETRKGRPPMNEDDVQRDPCLLRDSFTIIKDSRQAPPATDKNDVGPSNSSKHKQINHSVGGFNSDLSTSKDASNFYAEAKKHLTEILKDDTHTGKYPSPAVQVSRSLVGMLSLPQCSTPSSPGNTPRVKEYIEHSQEDKNICAIHKAEGEESAEEGNKTEGDSGSVECGPSEATVEQADRERYYYKEEDTQQDVEPDTGCIEETDNLDHSQAIRNAQCIPAEQHKYNSPPETKEAAEPSKEHAEIYPGSPENVVKMLEHQEPETPRRSASLGPTSQEENCEKQEQPSPVSILDPFFHEDVDSPENKSPIQCELRQDVSSPHQYYPDDGSDQEGIFWEDKDVRLGYIQAVLELSELCTSQNLDVWYLEDELISPCLFEELHQGNHQTDDFMLFFDCICEAITAIQGKHFGNPHCLSFVRQNIQAPPMGQNLISEINKHVEGHLCYQFPSTLNQLVSVDLEEGAWMDLRSESEETVVDIWEFLLDELLEDVAYDLWI, from the exons ATGGGGAAGACGAGCCACAGACGGGCTTCACAAATCCAAGAGAACAATGTTGGGTGCACCTGGGGCCTCATCCGCATGTTCTACTCCCGCCGCGACCCCAAGCTTATCCTCGACAGGAAGCAAGGGAGCAGAAGGCACTCCTTCAGTGGCTTTGCTG GAAGAGGGCACTTGAGAAAGAAGTCTAGGGACTTTGAGGAAACAGATGAAGACAGGGAT AACACGGAGGAATGCAGCACTACGAAACCAACTGTCAAAAGACTCATGGAGGGCGAGGTTGGCAAGCCAAAACATTCGAAGAAGATCCCAAACGACGAGGTTCAAAGGATATTGGCTGACCTGGGACATGATGTCTGTCTGGACAAAAGAACAACGCCGAACAGCAAACCAAAGGGAGTCACAGATCCCAGCGCAGACATAGGCATTGCTTCCTCCTCTGGGTCCCTGGATCCCAGTGGTTCAAAATGCATGGAACAGGCGGAAGAAGATGGCCTTGAGCTTGCTTTGTCAGATTTCCTGGGACAAGTCTATAAGTACCATGATGAAGGGCCGCATGATGATTGCAGGAATAAGAGTGAACTATACCCTGAATTAGAGTCCATTATCCATACAAAGCTTAATGAGTATAACAATCCTCCCCGTGACCTTGATTATCAGAAAACACCGGTGAGCGAGGAAAAGCAGCTTGTTGACAACAAATATATTTGCAACAGACATGTAGGGGCCAGGCTAGAGCCCAAGAAAATGCTTGAAAAAACTAACATTGCCGAAGATACAAAGGCTTCAAATCAGCGTGAGTTGGCTATTAAAACAAAGAATAAAGAGAGCAGGAATATATTCTTCTGGAAGAAAGATAAATCAAGCAGAACACATGCACCAGAAGGAAGGTCTTCTCAGCCTGTTAACAAAATAGTAATACTGAAGCCAAATCCAAGGAGAGGATTTGATCCTACAGAAGCAACTGCATCGACATCCTTCCATCGGCAAACAGGTGGAATTCAAGCTCCAGAATACAGTGCAGCTGAATGTTCAACATTTTCAGTTAAGGAAgtcaggagaagattcagaatcgtGACCGGAGAAACTAGAAAAGGAAGAcccccaatgaacgaagatgatgtACAAAGAGATCCGTGTTTGCTCAGAGATTCATTTACAATTATAAAGGATTCCAGACAGGCCCCTCCAGCTACTGATAAAAATGATGTTGGACCTTCAAACAGCAGTAAACACAAGCAAATAAATCATTCAGTAGGTGGTTTCAACAGCGACTTATCTACCTCAAAGGATGCATCCAACTTCTACGCAGAAGCCAAAAAACATTTAACAGAAATTCTGAAGGACGATACTCATACTGGCAAGTATCCAAGTCCAGCAGTTCAGGTCTCAAGGTCCTTGGTAGGAATGCTTTCCCTCCCTCAATGCAGTACCCCATCATCACCTGGGAATACCCCAAGGGTAAAAGAGTATATTGAACATTCACAGGAAGATAAAAATATTTGTGCCATACACAAGGCTGAGGGGGAAGAATCTGCAGAAGAAGGAAATAAAACAGAGGGAGATTCAGGGAGTGTTGAATGTGGTCCTAGTGAAGCAACGGTTGAACAAGCGGATcgagaaagatattattacaaggaAGAAGACACGCAACAAG ACGTTGAACCTGATACTGGTTGTATTGAAGAAACTGACAATCTGGATCACTCGCAAGCAATTCGGAATGCGCAATGCATTCCAGCAGAGCAACACAAATATAACTCACCCCCA GAAACGAAAGAAGCAGCAGAACCAAGTAAAGAGCATGCTGAGATTTATCCAGGTTCCCCTGAGAATGTTGTCAAGATGCTAGAGCACCAAGAGCCAGAAACTCCCAGACGAAGCGCATCACTTGGACCAACATCACAAGAGGAAAACTGTGAAAAGCAAGAGCAACCCAGTCCTGTGTCTATTCTTGATCCATTCTTCCATGAAGATGTCGACAGCCCTGAAAATAAGAGCCCAATACAAT GTGAGTTGCGCCAAGATGTCTCGAGTCCCCACCAGTACTACCCAGACGATGGATCAGACCAAGAAGGAATCTTCTGGGAGGACAAGGATGTCAGGTTAGGTTACATACAAGCAGTGCTGGAGCTATCAGAACTATGCACATCCCAGAACTTAGATGTATGGTATCTGGAAGATGAATTGATCAGCCCTTGCCTGTTTGAAGAGCTACATCAGGGCAATCATCAAACTGATGATTTCATGCTCTTCTTTGACTGCATCTGTGAAGCTATAACAGCAATTCAGGGGAAACACTTTGGAAACCCCCATTGCTTATCTTTTGTCAGACAAAACATACAGGCACCTCCAATGGGACAGAACCTCATCTCAGAAATAAATAAGCACGTTGAGGGCCATCTCTGTTACCAATTTCCCAGCACATTGAACCAGCTAGTTAGTGTGGATCTGGAAGAGGGAGCTTGGATGGATCTTCGATCGGAAAGCGAGGAGACTGTTGTGGATATATGGGAATTCTTGCTGGATGAACTGTTGGAAGATGTCGCTTATGATTTGTGGATATAG